The sequence below is a genomic window from Qipengyuania flava.
CGCGGATCGACGATCGTGGAGCGCTGGGAGACGGCTGCCGGACTTTATTCGATGAACGTCTATCACCGCGATGGCGATGCGGTGATCGCCACCCATTACTGTCCGCAGGGCAACCAGCCGCGCCTCGAGGCCCACCGCGTGGAGGACGGCACGATCCGCTTCGCCTTTCGCGATGTGACCGATCTCGATGCGGGAGAATCGCATACCCACGCGCTTGGCTTCACGGCGCAACCCGGCGGTACGCTGGTGCGCACGGAGGTCTACACCGGTCCGGAAGGCATGGGCGATCCAAGCAGCTACACGCTGAAGCGCACCGACTGACAACGCCGCCGGCTCGCCCGGTCAGCCCGGGGGGCTAATCCGGATCGCGCCGGGCCTGGTGCACGCAAGGGGCGCTTTCGCGGTACTTGGGCCCAGGGTGCGGCTTGTCCTCCGGCCCGCACTCCACCATCGGCTTTCGCACCGGCATGGCGCTGTCCGCATTGGCCTCGATCACGGCAGCGGCGTCCTTGCTGCCATAGGCGGCGATCCAGACGATACAGTCCGCGAGCGGGCGGATCTTGTGCTTGGTGAAAGTGCTCTTGCGCGGCCCGCAGTTGATCGTGAAGGCTTCTGCCGCAGGCGAGGTTTCGTAGCGGGCAAAGCGGCGCAGCAGCTCGCCGCGCTCATTAAAGACCGTGCGGCGCACGTCGTTGGTCATCCCGTCGCCGCGATAGAAGGGCGAGGTGTTGAACATGTAGGCGCGCACTTCGGGGTATTTGATCGACACCTCGGTCGCCAGCGCGCCGCCCAGCGAATGGCCGGTCACGATCCAGGGCACGCTGTCGTCGAAACGCGCACGCTCGGCCTCGAAGGTCGCCAGCGCCAGATCGATCTGGTCGGTGCGCAGCGTGCCGTAGAAGATGTCGGTGAAGGCGTTGAAGTCGGTGCCGCGGAAGGAGAGGATGCGGGCCTCCAGCGCGCGCTCTCCGTTTTCGCCGCGTTCGTACTGCGCGAACAGTTCGTAGCCGAAGCCCTTGTCCGCCGCCTCTTCGCCGATCTCCAGCCGTTCGAGCGGCAACAGCGTATCGCCCAGCTCGCCGAATAGGTCATCGTCGCCGGTGTAGGCGTTGGTCGCCGCGACCGCATAGGGCCACGCCTCGACCGCCGCATCGCGCACGAAAGCGCACCAGCCGCCCGGCTCCATCCGGCACGGCGAGCGCGATTGCGAGATATCGGGATAGGTGACGCAGCCCGTCAGCGCGAGCGGCAGAAGCGCAAGGGAGAGGTTGCGAAGGGTCATGTCCACCGCTGCTTGGCCGCAACGCAGCCTGTTTTCAATAGGATGGCGGCCAAAGGATGCGACCACGGTTTGGATGATGCGGGTTGCGCGCAATCCATTCATCGACCTCTCTCAGATCGTCCGGAAACGATTCCGCTCCGTATGTTTGGCCGCTGAAATGGTATCCAGCCCGGCGAAGTTTCTCCACCTTTGCCCACTCGCGGACATCCGATTGCTTCGGAACGCGGAAATAGCGCCCCATGGCAAGCATCGCCTCACCGCACTGCGGGCACATCGCGGATCCGTCTTCCGCCACCTTCCATGACTTGCGGCACGCAAAGCACGCGTGAGGCATAAGAAAGGCCGGCCCGCGCGAACGCAGACCGGCCTCACCTGATTTGGAGAGCTCTTTAGCCAACCGTCGCCTTCACGATCTTGCCCGGCTGTGCCGGCGGCTCGCCCTTGGGCAGGGCGTCGACGTGTTCCATGCCGCTCTCGACCTTGCCCCAGACGGTGTACTGGCCGTCGAGGAACTCCGCGTCGTCGAAGCAGATGAAGAACTGCGAGTTGGCGCTGTCGGGCACCTGGGTGCGGGCCATCGAGCAGGTGCCCCGGGTGTGCGGTTCGCTGTTGAATTCGGCCTTGAGGTCGGGCTTGTCGCTGCCGCCCATGCCGGTGCCGGTCGGATCGCCGCCCTGCGCCATGAAGCCGGGGATCACGCGGTGGAAGACCACGCCGTCGTAGAAGCCTTCGCTGGCGAGCGTGGTGATGCGCTCGACATGGCCGGGGGCCAGATCAGGGCGCAGCTTGATCACCACGTCCTTGTTGGTGCCGTCGCCGGTGTCGAGGGTGAAGGTCAGCTTGTCAGCCATTTGTCCGTATCTCCTGTAGGTCGGTTGGGGCCTACATAGGGATTGTGGCCAAGGAGTCACCAGCCATGTGGAAGCTGCTGCTTGCAATCCCTTCCTGTGTGCCTAGACCGCTCGCATGAGCGAGAGCGATCGCCCCCTCGATGATGACGGTATCCTGCTGGCGCGCGAGCCGGGCGAGGACGCGCGTCCGGACGACCGCATCGATGACGAGCGGATGGACGAGGAAAATACGCTCAAGAAGGAATACGTCTCCGCCGTCGAGGACGCGCTCGATGCGGGCGATACGCAGGCGGTCTACGACCTCGTCGAACCGCTCCACCCGGCCGACATCGCCGACCTTCTCGAACTGTTCGAAAAGGACGAGCGCGCGCAGCTGGCCGCGGCGATTACCGACCTGATGACCAGCGAAGTCGTTGCCGAGCTCAACGACTACGTGCGCGAAGACATGATGGAGGCTCTGCCGGCCGAGGCGGTGGCCGTCATCGTCGAGCAGCTGGAAACCGACGACGCCGTCCAGCTGATCGAAGACCTCGACGAGGAGGACCAGCGCGCGGTCCTGGCCGAAATCGAGGACGAGGACCGGATCGCCATCCAGTCCGCCCTCGCCTACCCGGACGAGACCGCCGGGCGCCTGATGAGCCGCGAATTCGTGGCCGTGCCCGAACACCTGACGGTGGGCGACCTCATCGATTACATGCGCGACAGCGCCGACCTGCCGGACGAATTCTACGAAATCTTCGTGGTCGACGAAAAGCACCACCCGGTCGGCACCTGCGCCCTCTCGTGG
It includes:
- a CDS encoding alpha/beta hydrolase — protein: MTLRNLSLALLPLALTGCVTYPDISQSRSPCRMEPGGWCAFVRDAAVEAWPYAVAATNAYTGDDDLFGELGDTLLPLERLEIGEEAADKGFGYELFAQYERGENGERALEARILSFRGTDFNAFTDIFYGTLRTDQIDLALATFEAERARFDDSVPWIVTGHSLGGALATEVSIKYPEVRAYMFNTSPFYRGDGMTNDVRRTVFNERGELLRRFARYETSPAAEAFTINCGPRKSTFTKHKIRPLADCIVWIAAYGSKDAAAVIEANADSAMPVRKPMVECGPEDKPHPGPKYRESAPCVHQARRDPD
- a CDS encoding peptidylprolyl isomerase, with protein sequence MADKLTFTLDTGDGTNKDVVIKLRPDLAPGHVERITTLASEGFYDGVVFHRVIPGFMAQGGDPTGTGMGGSDKPDLKAEFNSEPHTRGTCSMARTQVPDSANSQFFICFDDAEFLDGQYTVWGKVESGMEHVDALPKGEPPAQPGKIVKATVG